The Fimbriimonas ginsengisoli Gsoil 348 genome window below encodes:
- a CDS encoding Hsp20/alpha crystallin family protein, producing MPRREAEEWFWKLGSEMSRFADEMNRTRPAIASGRTWEPRVDLIEEEHRFLIKAEIAGVRGEEIQLLYMPERHSILIKGNRPEEDPVDGCRTGIHQLEIFYGDFSREVRLPDISVDASNIRATYRNGFLLVMIPKQDRVVVARTVRFRKI from the coding sequence ATGCCACGTCGCGAGGCCGAGGAGTGGTTCTGGAAGTTGGGGAGCGAGATGAGCCGGTTCGCCGATGAGATGAACCGGACCCGACCCGCAATCGCGTCAGGACGTACGTGGGAACCCAGAGTCGACCTCATCGAAGAGGAGCATCGGTTTCTCATCAAAGCGGAGATCGCGGGGGTGCGGGGAGAAGAGATTCAGCTACTCTACATGCCCGAGCGCCACTCGATCTTAATCAAGGGAAATCGGCCGGAGGAGGACCCGGTGGACGGGTGCCGGACCGGGATTCACCAATTGGAGATTTTTTACGGGGACTTCTCTCGCGAGGTACGCCTACCGGACATCTCCGTGGACGCGTCCAATATTCGTGCGACCTACCGAAACGGCTTCTTGCTTGTCATGATTCCCAAGCAAGATCGGGTCGTCGTGGCGCGGACAGTAAGGTTTAGGAAAATTTAA